A single window of Microbispora hainanensis DNA harbors:
- a CDS encoding transposase, protein MEEGGLAAGGRSAAADGAWICFEDEAGQGLRPPRARTWGRRGHTPVVHVRGRGSGRVNIAALVCYKPGERSRLIYRLHVYRGRKGEPKTFGWMDYRDLILHAHAQLGAPIVLVWDNLNLHLVPGMKTFAAEHADWLTIVQLPAYAPDLNPTEGIWSLLKRGALANLAAADLPQLVRVIKRALKKIQYRAHLIDGCLPPTGLTMRTGGDITN, encoded by the coding sequence GTGGAAGAAGGAGGTCTGGCCGCAGGTGGAAGATCCGCGGCGGCCGACGGCGCCTGGATCTGCTTCGAAGACGAAGCCGGTCAAGGGCTGAGGCCGCCTCGCGCACGAACGTGGGGCCGGCGCGGGCACACGCCGGTGGTACACGTCCGCGGGCGCGGAAGCGGACGGGTGAACATCGCCGCCCTGGTCTGCTACAAACCCGGCGAACGCTCCCGGCTGATCTACCGCCTGCACGTCTACCGCGGCCGCAAAGGCGAGCCCAAGACCTTCGGCTGGATGGACTACCGCGACCTGATCCTTCATGCCCACGCCCAGCTCGGCGCCCCGATCGTGCTGGTCTGGGACAACCTCAACCTGCACCTAGTGCCCGGGATGAAGACCTTCGCCGCCGAGCACGCCGACTGGCTCACCATCGTCCAGCTCCCCGCCTACGCCCCCGACCTCAACCCCACCGAGGGCATCTGGTCCCTGCTCAAACGCGGCGCCCTGGCCAACCTCGCCGCCGCCGACCTGCCCCAGCTCGTCCGCGTCATCAAGCGCGCCCTGAAGAAGATCCAGTACCGGGCCCACCTCATCGACGGATGCCTCCCACCGACCGGCCTGACCATGAGAACGGGAGGCGACATCACGAATTAA
- a CDS encoding M20/M25/M40 family metallo-hydrolase, whose product MTPRYGEDEVAELCRDLIRIDSVNAGDNAGPGEREAAEYVAGKLAEVGLEPRILESDRGRANVVARVEGADPSRDALVLHGHLDVVPFDAADWTHHPLSGEIADGCVWGRGAVDMKDMDAMILAVVRRRLSEGRRPPRDVVLVFTADEEAGGHYGAQWLAQRHPEVFEGCTEAIGEVGGFSVTTEKGRLYLIEAAEKGIAWMRLTARGRAGHGSMLNDDNAVTELAEAVGRIGRHKWPVRLTPTVQAFFEEVFGKEVKAEDAEAAVATLGPLARMIGATLRNTTNPTMLQSGYKANVIPQIATAHVDGRFLPGYEDEFFQTVDELLGPNVTREFVYHDVAVETPFKGTLVKAMADALQEEDPGSRAVPYTLSGGTDLKAFSRLGISGYGFAPLRLPEDLDFSGMFHGVDERVPVDSLRFGVRVLDRFLEYC is encoded by the coding sequence ATGACCCCACGCTACGGGGAGGACGAGGTCGCGGAGCTGTGCCGCGACCTGATCCGCATCGACTCGGTCAACGCGGGGGACAACGCGGGGCCCGGGGAACGCGAGGCCGCGGAATACGTGGCCGGCAAGCTGGCGGAGGTCGGCCTGGAGCCGCGGATCCTCGAATCCGACCGCGGGCGGGCGAACGTGGTCGCCCGCGTCGAGGGCGCCGACCCGAGCAGGGACGCCCTCGTTCTCCACGGCCATCTGGACGTCGTGCCGTTCGACGCGGCCGACTGGACCCACCACCCGCTGAGCGGCGAGATCGCCGACGGCTGTGTCTGGGGCCGCGGCGCGGTCGACATGAAGGACATGGACGCGATGATCCTCGCCGTCGTACGGCGGCGCCTGAGCGAGGGGCGCAGGCCGCCCAGGGATGTCGTCCTCGTCTTCACCGCCGACGAGGAGGCCGGGGGCCACTACGGCGCCCAGTGGCTGGCGCAGCGGCATCCGGAGGTCTTCGAGGGCTGCACCGAGGCCATCGGCGAGGTGGGCGGCTTCAGCGTGACCACCGAGAAGGGCCGGCTCTACCTGATCGAGGCGGCGGAGAAGGGCATCGCCTGGATGCGCCTGACCGCCAGGGGCAGGGCCGGGCACGGCTCGATGCTCAACGACGACAACGCCGTGACCGAGCTCGCCGAGGCGGTCGGCCGGATCGGCCGTCACAAGTGGCCGGTGCGCCTCACCCCCACGGTGCAGGCGTTCTTCGAGGAGGTCTTCGGCAAGGAGGTCAAGGCGGAGGACGCGGAGGCGGCGGTGGCCACGCTCGGGCCGCTCGCCCGGATGATCGGCGCCACCCTCCGCAACACGACCAACCCGACCATGCTGCAGTCCGGATACAAGGCGAACGTGATCCCCCAGATCGCGACCGCGCACGTGGACGGCAGGTTCCTGCCGGGCTATGAGGACGAGTTCTTCCAGACCGTCGACGAGCTGCTCGGGCCCAACGTGACCAGGGAGTTCGTCTATCACGACGTGGCGGTCGAGACCCCCTTCAAGGGCACGCTGGTCAAGGCGATGGCCGACGCGCTGCAGGAGGAGGACCCCGGCTCGCGGGCCGTGCCGTACACGCTGAGCGGCGGCACCGACCTCAAGGCGTTCAGCCGCCTCGGCATCAGCGGGTACGGCTTCGCGCCGCTGCGGCTTCCCGAAGACTTGGACTTCTCCGGGATGTTCCATGGCGTCGACGAGCGGGTTCCGGTTGATTCTCTCCGGTTTGGCGTCCGGGTCCTTGACCGTTTCCTCGAATACTGCTGA
- a CDS encoding winged helix-turn-helix domain-containing protein, with product MRYAQGGGFTPQEQRRREEVRLSAAVMFEQGVTNAALARTLRVTQRSVERWRRAWREGGTAALASAGPHALPRLSPAQFARLEAELERGPLAHGFADQRWTLMRIKTLIGRMFHLGYTVQGVWYLLRRNGWSCQRPARRAIERDEAAIEVWKKEVWPQVEDPRRPTAPGSASKTKPVKG from the coding sequence GTGCGGTATGCCCAAGGCGGCGGCTTCACCCCCCAGGAGCAGCGGCGCCGCGAGGAGGTACGGCTGAGCGCAGCCGTGATGTTCGAGCAGGGGGTCACGAACGCGGCGTTAGCCCGGACGTTGCGGGTCACTCAGCGGTCGGTGGAGCGGTGGCGGCGCGCCTGGCGCGAGGGTGGCACGGCGGCGCTGGCCTCAGCAGGCCCGCACGCGCTGCCCCGGCTCAGCCCGGCGCAGTTCGCCCGGCTGGAGGCCGAGCTGGAACGCGGTCCGCTGGCGCACGGGTTCGCCGACCAGCGCTGGACGCTGATGCGGATCAAGACGCTGATCGGCAGGATGTTCCACCTCGGCTACACCGTTCAGGGGGTGTGGTACCTGCTGCGGCGTAACGGCTGGTCGTGCCAGCGCCCCGCCCGCCGGGCGATCGAGCGGGACGAGGCCGCGATCGAGGTGTGGAAGAAGGAGGTCTGGCCGCAGGTGGAAGATCCGCGGCGGCCGACGGCGCCTGGATCTGCTTCGAAGACGAAGCCGGTCAAGGGCTGA